taaaaagtggaaaactaCAATATTAGTGTCACCTTGGTCATATCACTATTGATTGTTATAGATTTGTTAAGTGTAAGTATGTCATTGTATGTCAAGTCATAACAGAGTCATAGtattaaaaaagtcattaaaatgtcgTTGAATAATGTGTCAGAAAACTATCAGTGTGTGCACTTTTTCTGTGTGGCCCTAAATCATAAACTGCCCCCCtcaaaatactttaaaatggtcagtttagctcttaggttttaaaaaaaaatgtatcttggGGGTAATTTTCCCAGACATTTTATACGTCTTTACTGGAATCCAGATAATTCCCATAATATATACAACATGTCAAATTACTGGGCTTGTAAGCACtcatttgcttttttcttttagtgtgAATACATAaacatattgttgttgttgctgtttgttgctgCAATTCACAAAATAACCACCCAGTATCATTAAAGCTTAATTTAATCCAGTTAAATCTAAAAATTGAGCTGTTAAAGTGTGTAAATTGGGGACGGCAGTGATAAAAGTAACTCAATGCAGAACTGTCACATTAAAATCAAATACCAAACAACCCAAGATGATGTAATTCACAGAGCGTTTTAATTGAGAAGGTGAACATCAGTCTTAATGTtaaatgtaggctaaataaactgCTGCAGTATCTGTGGCTTCTACTCAAAGAATGTTGATCCAATTTCGCTCTTGGGAGGGCAAAACAATTAGATGatgtcttgtttgtgtgtggccTGCAGAGATTTTGACAAGAATCCAGCTGGTTGTGTAACCTACAAATTAAGCACACAGGAGTAAACAAGAGCACTTAATTGAAAAAGTGCTGTTAAAGTTAAATCAGTCCTGGTTCAGGACCAGCTGGGGACCTGTGCTGATTGTCATCCTCCATCACTCTCCCCTTGTTTCTTGTCAGCTCTCTGCTGTCCACTGCCTAATAAATCACTGTCACATACTGATATCAGCATCAAAAATTAAGCACTAGTTAGGCTGTAGCTCTGACATTAACAGTCATGCCAGCTTATGGTGCGCTGCCCTGTTAAGaccttgaaataaaatcctcaaacagcagaaagcaaaGAGGTGAGAGTCTTGGTTTGTTCATGGTGCCAGGCGCTGGACCATACAGGACTCATGAAAGGCTGCACTTAGTTGGCTGGAGCTTGGTGGTAGAGCGAGTTGTCTAATAACTGTAGTGTTGATGCCACATGGCAAAGTACTCcagagcaagacactgaaccccaaattgctccaaaTGTACAACACGTATAAAAATTAAGTCACCTTGTGGAACAACGAGTCTgataaatgaatgtaatgtaaCCTTCCATAGCATTTCATATGGAAGGTCATGTTTTCTGGTCATAGAGATTAATGCCAGAGCTCATACAGAGAACATATATGTTTATAGATTTGGGGTAAAGATCGGTAAAGATTCTTTCTGTTTGCTGGAGCCATGGCGTAAAATAAACTGCATCTCATAAGacaaaagttaaacactgacTGACTCCTAAACAgaatacagataatttagtttattgaatttacctttttttttttttttttttttttgtaaatcttTACTTTCAAAACTTCCTCAGGACCCTAAatctgaagcagctaaatggaattcagccatcattaaaGGTAATGTGGATTCTTGACTGTCTTCTTAAAAGACATATCGTATTTCTTATTTCAGATAAGTAAACACAACTGTGGAAATATCTGGGATGATACTGAAGTCAATTCTTTTGTCTGAATTTTCATAATAAATGTAGGGTAGACTGAGAACAGTTGCAACACTTTTTGCATTTCTCTCAGTTACTCAGAGACTATTTGGACTacattaaaatgtatatatCAAACCTACATCTGCCTGCTAATTACCCATATCATTTAAACACAATCACATATTACATATTGTTCACAGTAGTTATTAGTAATAGTAATCTTATTATTTATTGTCAATGACATCAACTGTGGGAAACCACAGTGacaattttatatattttggtgAACTATACTCTTTATGTAATCACAGTGACATGGCTGTTTAGCTTGGGGACAGTTGCAAAACCTTGTTGCAACCATCCCCACCCTATTAGCCATGCCAGAACATCATGTGCTTGCTAGACACACGGACCTAGACACATGCTATAACCATGTGACTTAGACATCAGCAAAGCAGTGATTCAACCTAAGTAAGTTTTGAATGGTTAATACCAAAGGTCAAGACAGTGTGACAAACATGCATCTCCTGAAAAATACTTTAATATCTCTAAATTAAAATACTTTAATTCTGTCTTTCCTGGTGGCTGAAAGGGTCTAACTTAGCAAGTGCAGTATCAGTGTCATCACTTTAGTGTGTATCTGATTGGAGGAATAGAATGActcagggatgacatttttatagtgaaaaagtattaaatcagaatttgcagaagagaatgacacatagactgacaggtctgtcaCTCAGTGTCAATACATGATACATCCCTGTCTTTCCCtgtctgacttcattctcaaccTACATTAGAAAATTGCTAGTTACAAAATAAACTCAGCTACATACCTTGAGATATGTATTTAGTCATTagggctgagaatgtgttactgaGTTACCGTACTTCCTTTATATcgtatgaaaaaaaatgaaagccaaaagttatttctttaacttctactttatattactattactgAAGTTTGCTGATAAATTCAAGATCATGTTTCGCTCAGAACAGTTTTTCATAaatcagaagttaaaaaaacGTGTAAACTGCACCGTTAATGCAGACGAGCGAAGtattagctgggaaacatcacatttattcaccttacatggagctacagttaatactgaCTTATGTTAAATTTTTGCTGAATGTGTTAGTATTTTAGTATtaagtcatcagaaatcatctttagaaggCGCACATGTTTACCTTAGGTCGGGACATGTTaaagttaaaggggaactaatggttttttcaacctgggccctattttctgatctacttttgtctacatgagtgataggatgttcaatatttgacatctCTCCAATACGAAGCAGGGCACTGGGACAGcatcaaacaacgtcaaaatacgtccaccaaaagtgcatttttttcacacagataggctcggattgttagtataattatccgacaacataacggaaaggagaaatgaacgtctgtgtttacctttagctggattcggacatgttcctctgcctgttgctgctccctctctctctcctcgtccactcttcagtttcaatgagctctgcgtccatgtacgtccgtgtactccgtgttcaaataaatacgggcagtcatcaaattcaaatggctcatccagatccagttggttaaagtcgggtaaaaattcagccatgactactccaaacagagtaactcgcgtttgtaaggtcactccagcgttaacttcctgcaacaactcaaatctcacgagacgtgagatttcagagccagactttcactctctgagtgagtgttttaaCTTGCCccaacaaacatgtccgaatttggaaactggatctggatggaccatatttattttaacatggagTACACGGATGTACACTgacgtacacggacgcagagctcattgaaagtGCGCgctcacaggctgcaggcaggtcagccctagcttcgtactggtgaaatgtcaaatattgaacatcctatcatttaacaaaagtagatcggaaagggcccaggttgaaaaaaacattagttcccctttaacaatattttaacgGAGCGAGGCAAGCTAATTGCTAGTGTGCTCAgttgaaaaggaaaataaaaaccaatgctttgagatggctgtcagagatggcagaggtgtGATCACATAATCCCTTTTGAGCTATAACAGGTGGTGCGTTCCACGTTTTATTTCCCAATTGCTCTTGATGAAGAATAGagtaaacaaactgttaccaCTGGAAATCGTTAGTTTCGATTGCTGGAAGTTGCACCCCTAATTCACgcaaggtatcatgggggctaggaataaggtggataagaACTGTTGCAACCgtccccagtctcccctatCATGGTTTTGTCAATGGACTAAACTGAATTTGGGGGATTTGTGGGAGTTTGCTATGGTGTGGTCTGCTTGTGGCTCAAAAGCTTCTGGTTTCCCTACAGTTACGTACTTTTTAGTTTAGTAAgtgtatttaaataaacatattgATGTATTACTTTACTTTAACAAGTGAGCATTGTAGCTATCAGGATGCTGGTCTGGCTCCTGGAGTGCGGTGAATCGCTCCCTGATCTCACTGATGGATAAATCCCAGGCATGGTAGTCGAGCGCAGATAAGAACAGAGGTTAGATGGAACATGGCTCTCTCCAGAGGTTTGAGATGCTGTCAAAGGGTTTTCTCCTGGATACCTGTCCTTATAATAACCTCCGTGGTGTTGTGGTCGTACTACGCCTACGTCTTTGAGCTATGTCTTTGTAAGTACGAACAACTGAGTCCGTTTGTTGTGATTTTTTACCGTTTAACTGTAGACATCGCAGATTGCCGCACAGCAGTGTTGACAAAAATAACGTTATAGTCAGAGCAGGAGCTAGCAAACTAGGCGGAAGTGGTTCAGGGTGTGTGCTTTTATTTGCTTAACGCAAAATTTGGCTTTTAAATAAGTGGTACGTCGTTTAATTTTGCGTTGCTAAAAAGAGGTTCGTGTTAACTGTGTGTCCATACAAAGACTGGCTTATGTTGTGCCTCCTAGCTAACTTACAACCTGTCAACCGGGCTAACGTTAGTCGTGTTAGCCGGTAAATGTTTGTATAATCAAACTAGTGTCAGTGGTCACGGTTAGCTACACTGTTGCTAGTCTCTGACACCCAGCTTGTGCTTTCATAATGCCATATTCCTGTTTTTTACAGTTACACTCACCAACACACTGGAAAAAGGTGAGTTAAGTACCTTTTGTTTGCGCTACAAGCAGTGTGTAAACAACCCATGACATTAGTTAATGGTTGTGCCCATTTGTTTCCTTTCAGTGGCCTATCTGGTTGTATTTCATATTTGCTTTGTGATGTTCTCCTGGACCTACTGGAAGTCCATATTTACCCCTCCTGCATCACCATGCAAAAAGGTATCCAAACTGTTGAAGATGACAggctgctatttttttttaatttactgtatCCTTATGTAATAATAGAATAAATCTGTTGTTAAGCATGATGTATTTTTGTTACTGTAGTTTCAGCTGTCATACTCAGACAAGCAGAGATACGAGATGGAGGAGAGGCCAGATGTTCAGAAACAAATCCTGGTTGAGATTGCGAAGAAACTGCCCATCTTCTCTCGAGCTCAGTCTGGAGGTAAATTGTCCTGTCGAGCAATTTATATCTTTCCTCCACAAGGATATGATTTCATATTCACTTATTTGCCATATCTCAAAACTATGATAATACCAAGGCAGGTACATTAGCCACAGTCCGTCATCCCACACATAATCTGTGTGCGATGAAAAGACATAGGCTAGAGCAATTAGCTTTGTGTGTGCTCTTGAGGATCCCCATCCAGAGTAATCAGCCAATGTGTCTCTTTCATTAGTGCTGATTGCTAAGTTCTAGGctacaggaagtatgtgaaggGTAAGATCAGCTCAAATGTCGTTCATTCAACTGGCCATCCTGTTGTCTCTAGCTATCAGGTTCTGCGACCGCTGCCAGGTACTGAAGCCTGACCGCTGTCACCACTGCTCGGTCTGTGAAACGTAAGTCACTCTTTCCTCCTCAAACCATTCATCTAGAAAGATTGCCTCAGGCAAGGGGATATTTGTTGGCCTGGGACTGTTGTGATAATTAGAAGGTGTTGCTTTGCTGGCACACCATCTCTCAGAAAGAATATCCTAATGATCAATCAGAGCAGGGGTTTACCAACAGGAATCAGATGGCTGTCAGAAGACATGTAAGAAGGTTGTATTAAAAGTTAGGTTTTTAATGATGTGAGAAATGTTACTGAGATTGTTCCTGCTTTGAAGGGTAACTTTGGTTATTTTCAGCCTttcccatgtgtttgtgtcttagtgactaatgggaacaacaatttttgaaataagtccagtattgagtgagagcgcTGACAgcggcaaaacaggctgcaatgtaccTACTCAGGGTATTTGTGCACCATCagttatgtccactaaaagtgcttgtttttgcaaatgacaggctcagattgttctTCAAAGTGTCTGATAATATCATGGGAAGCATTCCTAAAGAgaaagacctttttgttaaagagaaatatcctttttgtttaaccagaaacagccctgaaatcaccaacaccaaaccaaccagactccatttgaacaaacactaattttatcattgtaaaacattcttcattcagtgttgacagaaacaaaataaaactcacaaaaacaatcttGATCCGTCTTTCTCCTGGTTTGTTATAAATAAACCCTCAAATTATCCAGATGTAAAAACATgactctatacatgctaaaattaccaTTTATTTTAATGGAGTCTGTTGGGTTTGGTAATTGTGATTTCtcagctgtttctggttaaacaaaaagtatCTTTCTCTTTAAAGGCCTATTTCTGTAGGGATCcctttatttatgttgttaGACATTTAGAATAATtatctgaacctgtcagtggcaaaaaaacaagcacttttagtggacataaatttAAAGTACACATATGCCCTGAGTAATGACATTTAAGCCTGTTTTGTGGCTGCCAGCTGCTGCACTCTCACTTAACAGCAGACAAATTTCAAAATTTGTCGTCACTTGGAGAcaaaaacattgaaaaataggctgaaaaataccaaagtttcctTTTAACACATCTGCCATACTGTCAAATGATATActgaaacaaaatgtgtttttcttttaaagatgtGTCTTGAAGATGGACCATCACTGTCCCTGGTGAGTAGAAACTTAACCTGTTTTTCCCGTTCGGAGAAATTTATGCATGAACTTTGCTCTGACACaagactttctttttttctttcagggtGAACAACTGTGTGGGCTTTTCCAACTACAAGTTTTTCCTACTTTTTCTCTCCTACTCCatgctgtactgtatattcattGCAGCAACAGTCTTTCAGTATTTCCTCAAATTCTGGGTGGTGAGTGTCATCAGTTATCACTTGTCACTCTGATTCTGGAGTCATGTGACAAACTCAGTTTGAGTTGCACATATTCAGCAGTATTACCATTTCACAAGAGCAGAGAACTAAACCCTGTGTCATGAGTTATACCTTTTTAAAGCCCACCTTTTTCTCAAGTTTCTTGTtctcctgtttctctctcccAGGGGGACTTGCCAAATGGGCCCGCAAAGTTCCATGTCCTCTTCCTCATGTTTGTGGCGCTCATGTTCTTCGTCAGTCTCATGTTCCTCTTTGGCTACCACTGTTGGTTGGTGGCCAAGAACCGATCCACTTTAGGTGAGGATTTACATATTTATCAGAGAAGATTCTGCTCATTAAGCTGCTCTGTCACTACCTGTCAGTTAGGCAGAGAAATTATTTGCTGGGAGGAAGTCTTGAGCTGTGAATGTAGGCCTTCTGTTCAAGTTGATGTAGAAAATTGAAAATATACTCTGATTGTTCACCTTTTCCAGAGGCCTTCTCAGCTCCAGTATTTGTCACTGGACCAGACAGAAATGGCTTCAATGTTGGCATACGCAAAAACCTGCAGCAGGTGTTTGGAGAGAATCGGAGGCTGTGGTTCATCCCTGTCTTCTCAAGGTGAGTTTGTGACAGCAAGTTACAATCTTGAAGATCTTCTTTTTGGCAGCACCTGGTGCCGAAAAACACATCAAGCAGTGGCAAAGTGTGGCCTGCAGTGAGCTGCCATGTAATATCTATGGAAAGCTGTGGTGGCTGCTCCGAGTTGCTGCTGTTTGATTCTGTGGCAAAGTGCGGCCAAACTAAAAGTTGTAGATAGTTTAATTTACCGCCAAATACTACTCATAGCCAATTAGTTAACAGATTCCTGTGACTCCTGCGACATGTTGATCTGTAACAAAGAATTTCTTCCTGCCTGAAACACATTACACGCCTCCTGgctgcaaaaaaaatcatttattgCTGCAAGCTGCACTTCGCTGCTGCTTGGTGTTTACATATAAACAGTAATTGTAGGTGTTTTTTTTGGATCTCACCTTCCAGAGATCCAAACAGTGTCACCTGTGAATTTGCACAGGTTATGTAAGTTTCATTGTCTAGCATCGTCTATCGTCCCTAGCAGAGACTGGGAAATAACAGGGTATGCTGCTTCGCAAACCAGCAAGTTGAGGCGCTAGTCTGTTGCGTTAGCTCCGCCTACCCTCTCTGGCAGACCAACCAATGCTGGGTGATGAAAAATGTGTCACTTACTGTGTGGCATGTGATTTCTCCAGTGAATGCAGCCACAGACACCAAGTTTGTAACACTGTCAGCGATTTCATCACTGGGCTCAATCATGTGTGTTATCTTATTCACTGATAGTGACCTAAAAGACATTTATCTGAATGTAAAACTTCAAGATTATTActtaaagatgctaaaatgaGCTCATCTTTCAGTGGTGCTGCTCCTTTTGCATTTGTAACACATGGGTATTCTTGAATTTTCTCTATGATTGACATTTGGTTTGCAGTAGACAGAATTGAAATGCTGAACCAGAGAGCAATAATACCATGCAACATAAATATATTAGGCACTGAAATGGtcaataatatataataaaaatacaggGGATGTGCATAGTTTATAGGATAGACAACATAAAGTTGACTGCAGAATACAGAGTTGTTTGTAGCAGCGTCTGGAGTTAATGAACAAAATGTAGCATGAGGGACTGGATCAGTGGATGGGAATAGTTAATGGTCGCGGTCGCTTAACTAGCCTCCATCTTCTTTTGTGCACTGTACACATCAGCCAAGGGAATGGCCACTACTTCCCCTTGAAGAATCGGAGTTCTGAGTCCCACAACCCCTTATTAGCTAATGAGGACATGTGGGAGGAGTCGGATGATGGCTCTGAGGAGGGAAGCCTGGGTGAGTcactttaattttgtcatgtgtattttttttttttttttttttacttccacATGGTCTTTGTAGTCCCTAGAATACAAATTGCTTTTCAAATTCTTAAATAATATTGTTAATGTGCTACTTTGTGtgttaatatgtatttttatttgagtTTAGAAATGAGATGGTAATTTAAATGTCACTGGATGAACTGGATAAATATCTCTCAATGTGTCTAATATTATTTTATGAGCTATTTTTTAGTGTCACTACACTAAATATAACAGCTAATCCatggaaaatatatatatcaaacTTTTGTTAAACTACTATCAgtacaaaccaaaaaaaactgaatttgagtGTGTGGTCtgaatcattattattaatattattatttaatggGTTTGGTCTTGCCTCTTAGCGCTCCTGTAGACACTACAGTTGTATTTGCAAGCACAAGCCTTCCCCAATTACCACAATGTGAACGTGGtgtgaaagctttttttttttttttttaaaaaaagttgaatgTGAAGGCGTAAAGGTGCAAATCTTAACGAGTCTCTTGAGCTGCCTAATGTCCCACTATAAGCACCACAATCTTAATAGCTTAACCAGTCCTGCTAATGAGGCTATTAAGCTACACTTAATAATGCATTACCAAACCAAACAGTTGCACTTGTGTTCACATAAAAGGTGAgaagcattattattattattattttaggttCCCCTGCTGTCTAAACCCACTAATGCATCTGCCACATGTACAAAGTGCTGCTGACAGATCATAATGCAACATTGATGCCTCAAAGCTTCAGTGGCATATTAAAAAATAGTCAGTTTACCATGTCTCATTTCTTCTCAGTTCCAAAATGGTTGCTCCCCAAAAATGAAGCAACAAATGCAGTTGATCTGGTACCATCCCCaaatcaaaatatatacaaCATATATTTCCTTTCccctgtagtgttatttatcaatctagattgttttagtgtgaattgagtgttggagatgtctgccttctctccagtgttATGGAACTAAATTGTACTCGGCCTgagcatcaaaaaaaaaaaaaaaaacattttaaaactcaacagcaatgtctctttccagaaatcatgacctggttactcaagataatccacagaccttcttGTGGGCAGTTTTCtgtcggaactattttcttcctacTGACCTACACCTGCCAGTCGAATCACTAttcagaaggaagcgtgcatctgctgctagctcacctagcaatactgagttagctaacgttacagctcagctgaggaggacggcATTAGTGTTAACATCTGGTGCAAGCACTACCCTCTCATCCATAAGCAGATGCATGCTGgcttctgtgcagtgatgcggttggtgggtgtaattaggtagaaagaaagtagttcctacatgaaagtgctgtcaacaagatctgtggattatcttgagtaaccagatcATGATTttgggaaagagacattgctcaaatgtattttttgttgccTTGGGCACCACAAAcccagtgccatctagttctataaTATTAAAGAGAAGGCGGACATCTCTATAGCtaatatctccagcactctgcaactcataccaaaacaaaCTAGAT
This region of Epinephelus fuscoguttatus linkage group LG9, E.fuscoguttatus.final_Chr_v1 genomic DNA includes:
- the zdhhc15b gene encoding palmitoyltransferase ZDHHC15B, whose translation is MALSRGLRCCQRVFSWIPVLIITSVVLWSYYAYVFELCLFTLTNTLEKVAYLVVFHICFVMFSWTYWKSIFTPPASPCKKFQLSYSDKQRYEMEERPDVQKQILVEIAKKLPIFSRAQSGAIRFCDRCQVLKPDRCHHCSVCETCVLKMDHHCPWVNNCVGFSNYKFFLLFLSYSMLYCIFIAATVFQYFLKFWVGDLPNGPAKFHVLFLMFVALMFFVSLMFLFGYHCWLVAKNRSTLEAFSAPVFVTGPDRNGFNVGIRKNLQQVFGENRRLWFIPVFSSQGNGHYFPLKNRSSESHNPLLANEDMWEESDDGSEEGSLVEDRDPSVTIEMEEE